The following are encoded in a window of Kogia breviceps isolate mKogBre1 chromosome 10, mKogBre1 haplotype 1, whole genome shotgun sequence genomic DNA:
- the ZBTB9 gene encoding zinc finger and BTB domain-containing protein 9 yields the protein MDTSTPLPPVAPSPACNPAPRTIQIEFPQHSSLLLEALNRHRLEGKFCDVSLLVQGRELRAHKAVLAAASPYFHDKLLLGDAPRLTLPSVIEADAFEGLLQLIYSGHLRLPLDALPAHLLVASGLQMWQVVDQCSEILRELENSGGGISTRGATPFHTLLSTTSSPGGWCIRSSPFQTVAQSSASTQSPIGGEGSELGDMLQLQVEEEEEEEEEEEEEDEEDQRSTAPSQTPQPQRGSGGFPRPPSQALPTSTTPCRLPEGESAPPEPPAPHTVLPPKTFYIKQEPFEPKEEISGGGTQSGGTKEETKVFPGGDAEENGELGFLLPSGAGPTSGGGGPSWKPVDLHGNEILSGGGGPGGAGQAVHGPVKLGGAPPADGKRFGCLCGKRFAVKPKRDRHIMLTFSLRPFGCGICNKRFKLKHHLTEHMKTHAGALHACPHCGRRFRVHACFLRHRDVCKGQGWATAHWTYK from the coding sequence ATGGATACCTCGACGCCTTTGCCTCCCGTAGCCCCTTCCCCGGCCTGCAACCCAGCCCCACGGACGATCCAGATCGAGTTCCCTCAGCATAGCTCGTTACTCCTGGAGGCCCTGAACCGCCACAGGCTGGAGGGAAAGTTCTGTGACGTGTCCCTCCTGGTGCAGGGCCGCGAACTTAGGGCCCACAAAGCGGTATTGGCTGCCGCCTCTCCTTACTTCCACGACAAACTTCTTCTGGGGGATGCACCACGTCTCACCCTGCCCAGCGTCATCGAAGCCGACGCCTTCGAGGGGCTGCTCCAGCTCATTTATTCCGGGCACCTCCGTCTGCCACTGGATgctctccctgcccacctccttGTGGCCAGTGGTCTCCAGATGTGGCAAGTGGTAGATCAGTGCTCTGAGATCCTTAGAGAACTAGAAAACTCAGGTGGTGGGATTTCAACTCGGGGAGCGACCCCTTTCCACACACTTCTTTCCACCACATCTTCTCCAGGAGGCTGGTGCATCCGCTCTTCCCCTTTCCAGACTGTGGCGCAGTCTTCCGCTTCTACCCAGAGCCCcattggaggggaggggagtgaacTGGGAGATATGTTACAGCTTCAAgttgaagaagaggaggaggaggaggaggaagaagaagaagaagatgaggaGGACCAAAGGTCAACAGCACCCTCTCAGACTCCTCAGCCTCAGAGAGGATCAGGGGGTTTTCCCCGCCCTCCATCCCAGGCCCTACCCACATCCACTACTCCTTGCAGGCTTCCAGAGGGCGAGAGTGCTCCCCCTGAGCCTCCTGCCCCTCATACTGTACTGCCTCCCAAAACCTTCTACATTAAGCAGGAACCCTTTGAGCCCAAGGAGGAGATATCAGGAGGCGGAACTCAGTCTGGAGGAACAAAGGAGGAGACCAAAGTGTTTCCAGGAGGGGACGCTGAAGAGAATGGAGAACTAGGGTTCTTATTGCCCTCAGGAGCAGGGCCAACATCTGGAGGAGGTGGTCCATCCTGGAAGCCAGTGGATCTTCATGGGAATGAAATCTTGTCAGGGGGAGGGGGACCTGGGGGAGCAGGGCAAGCTGTGCATGGGCCTGTGAAGCTAGGCGGGGCACCTCCTGCAGATGGAAAACGCTTTGGTTGTTTGTGTGGGAAGCGGTTTGCAGTGAAGCCAAAGCGTGACCGGCACATCATGCTGACCTTCAGCCTTCGGCCCTTTGGCTGTGGCATCTGCAACAAGCGCTTCAAGCTGAAGCACCATCTAACAGAGCATATGAAGACCCACGCTGGAGCCCTGCATGCCTGTCCTCACTGTGGCCGCCGGTTCCGAGTCCATGCCTGTTTCCTTCGCCACCGGGATGTGTGCAAGGGCCAGGGCTGGGCCACTGCTCACTGGACTTACAAGTGA